The Croceicoccus naphthovorans genome includes a region encoding these proteins:
- a CDS encoding strawberry notch C-terminal domain-containing protein yields the protein MDYLIRAFPTRQMEEYKDELGDVRSRPMWDEAGNPVHNPQAEAARADLIEHICAMPPIPTALDALLEHYGVTAVAEVTGRSKRLVRDGSGQQRLESRSPRTNLAETTAFMTGAKRILVFSDAGGTGRSYHASLDAMNQQRRVHFLLEPGWRADRAIQGLGRTHRTHQASAPLFRPVTTDCKGEARFTSTIARRLDALGALTRGQRQTGGQGMFDASDNLESIYAKHALHDWYGLLATGKLKSTTLSEFQRMSGLELTDQDGILREDLPPIQRWLNRILAMKIAVQNAIFDEFLTLVETRVSAAKEAGTFDIGVETVAVEACEVLSDTVIRTDPVTGATSHLLELSLTQRRKVLSLERVLKLASYEEQPLFLRNDKSGKVALAVPAPSHMDEEGQMIRRYELVRPLRSEYLRADRLDESAWEPVTKSRFSALWDEEYAADESQLVTETVYLATGLLLPIWGALPKEDLTVNRIVDKSGASWLGRHVHDLYVDATLEKLGVARKAQTDPAKIAAAILGGGTWKAPHPLNFTIRTARVNGSRRIEIVDAEAARIPELKAKGCFTEIIAYKTRVFVPLDGAEAIIASIAGQA from the coding sequence GTGGATTACCTCATCCGGGCCTTCCCGACCCGGCAGATGGAGGAATACAAGGATGAGCTCGGCGACGTGCGTTCGCGGCCGATGTGGGACGAGGCGGGCAATCCGGTCCACAACCCGCAGGCCGAGGCTGCACGCGCGGATCTGATCGAGCATATCTGCGCCATGCCGCCGATCCCGACCGCGCTCGATGCGCTGCTCGAGCACTACGGCGTGACCGCGGTTGCCGAGGTTACGGGGCGCAGCAAGCGCCTGGTCCGTGATGGTTCGGGCCAGCAGCGGCTCGAAAGCCGCTCGCCCCGAACCAATCTTGCCGAGACCACGGCGTTCATGACAGGGGCCAAGCGCATCCTCGTGTTCTCGGATGCGGGCGGCACGGGTCGCAGCTATCATGCCAGCCTTGATGCCATGAACCAGCAGCGCCGGGTCCATTTCCTGCTCGAGCCCGGATGGCGTGCGGATCGGGCGATCCAGGGGCTGGGACGCACCCACCGTACCCATCAGGCCTCGGCGCCGCTGTTCCGTCCCGTCACCACCGACTGCAAGGGCGAGGCCCGGTTCACCAGCACGATCGCGCGGCGCCTCGATGCCTTGGGCGCGCTGACCCGTGGCCAGCGCCAGACCGGCGGGCAGGGCATGTTCGATGCATCCGACAACCTCGAGAGCATCTACGCCAAGCACGCGCTGCACGACTGGTATGGCCTGCTCGCCACCGGGAAACTCAAGAGCACGACCTTGTCCGAGTTCCAGCGGATGAGCGGGCTTGAGCTCACCGACCAGGACGGAATCCTGCGCGAGGATCTGCCGCCGATCCAGCGCTGGCTTAACCGCATTCTCGCGATGAAGATTGCCGTCCAGAACGCCATCTTCGACGAGTTCCTGACCCTTGTCGAAACCCGCGTCTCGGCCGCCAAGGAAGCCGGGACCTTCGACATTGGCGTCGAGACGGTGGCGGTCGAGGCCTGCGAGGTGCTGTCCGACACGGTGATCCGAACCGATCCCGTGACGGGCGCGACCTCGCACCTGCTGGAGTTGTCGCTGACCCAGCGGCGCAAGGTCCTCTCGCTCGAACGGGTGCTCAAGTTGGCATCTTACGAGGAACAGCCGCTGTTCCTGCGCAATGACAAGTCGGGCAAGGTCGCGCTCGCGGTTCCGGCGCCCTCGCACATGGACGAGGAAGGCCAGATGATCCGCCGCTACGAGCTCGTGCGGCCGCTGCGCAGCGAGTACCTGCGCGCTGACCGGCTCGACGAGTCCGCTTGGGAGCCTGTTACCAAGTCCCGGTTCAGCGCATTGTGGGACGAAGAATACGCCGCCGATGAGAGCCAGCTCGTGACCGAGACCGTCTATCTCGCAACGGGGCTGCTGCTGCCGATCTGGGGCGCGCTTCCCAAGGAGGACCTCACCGTCAACCGCATCGTCGACAAGTCAGGTGCTTCTTGGCTCGGCCGCCATGTCCACGACCTCTACGTCGATGCGACCCTCGAGAAGCTTGGGGTTGCCCGCAAGGCGCAGACCGATCCTGCCAAGATTGCCGCCGCCATTCTCGGCGGTGGGACATGGAAGGCCCCGCATCCGCTCAATTTCACGATCCGCACAGCCCGCGTGAACGGCTCGCGCAGGATCGAGATCGTCGATGCCGAAGCCGCGCGCATTCCCGAGCTCAAAGCAAAGGGCTGCTTCACCGAGATCATCGCCTACAAGACACGGGTGTTCGTGCCGTTGGACGGCGCCGAGGCAATCATCGCCAGCATTGCGGGGCAGGCCTGA
- a CDS encoding MarR family transcriptional regulator — MRNFEIREEELLDELTHALSELPGASVYQRASERHVGGRYAPDGILDVDINHHQFKLVVEAKRELFPRDVHQQVWRLRDFLNQMDETGEKVPMLIAGAISKGAREILQQEQVGYYDLGGSLFVPSSCAYVLIERPLLKKAGRAFGSIFQGQRARVAQAVIGTAPRWVSVKELAEETGVSPATASETLTEMERRDWLEVEGAGPAKLRRLRERGPVLDEWVRLIADQKPPRIERYYVPGGDAGQIARRLDEACRDLGAQYAVTAEAAAQAYAPYLSAISQVRCRIQGGRLRREVLARLDARPVSEGWNLGVIEDTGKRDIAVGERIDGVAYAPPVQVYLDLMQGSGRARELADHLRAERLPG; from the coding sequence ATGAGAAATTTTGAGATCAGAGAGGAAGAGTTGCTCGATGAGCTAACCCATGCCCTGTCGGAACTGCCTGGCGCTTCCGTCTATCAGCGCGCCTCCGAACGGCACGTCGGCGGCCGATATGCCCCTGATGGCATACTCGATGTGGACATCAATCACCACCAGTTCAAACTGGTCGTCGAGGCCAAGCGCGAGCTCTTTCCCCGCGATGTTCATCAGCAGGTTTGGCGCCTTCGCGATTTTCTCAATCAGATGGATGAAACCGGTGAGAAGGTTCCCATGCTGATTGCAGGCGCAATCTCGAAGGGTGCGCGCGAAATCCTGCAGCAGGAACAAGTCGGCTACTACGACCTCGGTGGCTCGCTCTTCGTCCCATCGTCGTGTGCCTATGTGCTAATCGAACGGCCACTGCTCAAGAAGGCCGGACGCGCCTTCGGTTCAATCTTTCAGGGCCAACGAGCTCGCGTCGCGCAGGCGGTCATCGGAACCGCGCCCAGATGGGTGAGTGTTAAGGAACTGGCGGAAGAGACGGGCGTGTCGCCAGCGACCGCATCGGAGACCCTGACCGAGATGGAGCGGCGCGACTGGCTCGAGGTTGAGGGGGCGGGGCCAGCCAAGCTGCGCCGCCTGCGCGAACGAGGCCCGGTTCTCGATGAATGGGTTCGCTTGATCGCCGATCAGAAGCCGCCACGGATCGAGCGCTATTATGTGCCGGGCGGGGATGCTGGCCAGATTGCGCGTCGGCTCGACGAAGCATGTCGCGACCTTGGCGCACAATATGCGGTAACGGCGGAGGCAGCCGCACAGGCTTATGCGCCGTATCTCTCAGCGATCTCGCAGGTCAGGTGCCGGATCCAGGGTGGGCGACTTCGCCGAGAAGTTCTCGCGCGTCTCGATGCCCGGCCCGTGTCGGAGGGATGGAACCTCGGCGTGATCGAAGATACCGGCAAGCGCGACATTGCTGTGGGAGAACGGATCGATGGCGTTGCTTATGCGCCGCCGGTTCAGGTCTATCTCGATCTTATGCAGGGGTCCGGTCGCGCCAGGGAACTGGCCGACCACCTCCGCGCCGAACGACTGCCAGGATGA
- a CDS encoding ParB/RepB/Spo0J family partition protein: MNDIELIPLGKLRLSEANVRKNDSNLFIEELAANIEAKGLLQNLIVVPAKKRGMFDVTAGGRRLRALNFLLAAGKLPKDHPVACRVLDIDAAEQSELSLIENVIRLDMTPTDEIRAYKHFVNEGSDLDAIAKRFGRTRRFIEGRLRLADLADPIFAALEEGKITLDVAKAYATTPNHDRQMMVWNELSNSWQGNNPDSIRRMVTHSAIRSSSPMAKLASEADYLAAGGKIERDLFTEDGGETWIDAEIAQRIAGEKLQAFAAEVAQTSGYAWVRPILETRVTYNATEDLHQVHLEPAPLTDEEQVEADKLLETISALEAESETLDEDDEAAAAEFQSRWDAASSAYDALHDKPPVIPEEMKANVGCFVIIGADGQPTVASGLYSDKPLERRKARGGDAGEGASGNAGQGGSASSAPKPLSQKLVEELAVQRRDILAINLASNPAIALDYLIFAIADSRALYSAQALGTTLRAPSPSLYLANYPESPAHTLMADMRETLDLSWTEHRRTVDRFSAFSALDDDAKASWLAWCMAKTLEASMGIDKKAGQSGPEPIDLHDHLAALMGINVASHWRPTSANYFDRVSKQALLAHVSEVGGPTMAASFMGSKKGDLSASCEKLFAGETIVAPEVKEAALAWVPEAMRFRVLAASEPDEGAPVEHEPGSDAGDLEPAEEQDAHAGETVDA; encoded by the coding sequence ATGAACGACATCGAGTTGATCCCGCTCGGCAAGCTACGCCTGTCCGAAGCCAACGTCCGCAAGAATGACAGCAACCTCTTCATCGAGGAACTCGCCGCCAATATCGAGGCCAAGGGCCTCCTCCAGAACCTGATCGTGGTGCCCGCCAAGAAGCGCGGCATGTTCGACGTGACTGCGGGCGGCCGTCGCCTCCGCGCCCTCAACTTCCTTCTGGCGGCGGGCAAGCTTCCCAAGGACCACCCCGTCGCCTGCCGGGTGCTCGACATCGATGCCGCCGAGCAGTCCGAGCTCTCGCTGATCGAGAACGTCATCCGGCTCGATATGACGCCGACCGACGAGATCCGGGCCTACAAGCACTTCGTCAACGAGGGCAGTGACCTCGATGCGATCGCCAAGCGGTTCGGTCGCACCCGCCGGTTCATCGAAGGCCGCCTGCGGCTTGCTGACCTCGCCGATCCGATCTTCGCCGCGCTCGAAGAAGGCAAAATCACCCTCGACGTCGCCAAGGCCTATGCGACGACGCCAAACCACGACCGCCAGATGATGGTCTGGAACGAGCTGTCGAACAGCTGGCAGGGCAATAACCCGGACTCGATCCGCCGCATGGTCACGCACAGCGCGATCCGCTCGTCCTCACCCATGGCCAAGCTCGCGAGCGAAGCCGACTACCTCGCCGCCGGCGGCAAGATCGAACGCGACCTCTTCACCGAGGACGGCGGCGAGACCTGGATCGATGCCGAGATCGCCCAGCGCATTGCCGGTGAGAAGCTCCAGGCCTTTGCGGCCGAGGTCGCCCAAACCTCCGGCTATGCTTGGGTGCGCCCGATCCTCGAAACCCGCGTCACCTACAACGCAACCGAAGACCTCCACCAGGTCCATCTCGAACCCGCGCCGCTCACGGACGAGGAACAGGTCGAGGCCGACAAGCTGCTCGAGACGATCTCGGCGCTGGAAGCCGAAAGCGAGACGCTCGACGAGGACGACGAGGCTGCCGCCGCCGAGTTCCAGAGCCGCTGGGATGCCGCGAGCAGCGCTTACGACGCGCTCCACGACAAGCCCCCGGTGATCCCCGAGGAGATGAAGGCCAATGTCGGCTGCTTCGTAATCATCGGCGCCGACGGTCAGCCCACGGTCGCGAGCGGCCTCTATAGCGACAAGCCGCTCGAGCGCCGCAAGGCACGCGGTGGCGACGCGGGCGAGGGCGCCAGTGGGAATGCAGGGCAGGGCGGTAGTGCCTCTTCCGCACCCAAGCCGCTCTCGCAGAAGCTGGTCGAGGAACTCGCCGTCCAGCGCCGCGATATTCTCGCGATCAACCTCGCCTCGAACCCGGCGATCGCGCTCGACTACCTGATCTTCGCCATCGCCGACTCCCGTGCGCTCTACAGCGCGCAGGCGCTCGGAACGACGCTCCGCGCCCCGTCGCCCTCGCTCTACCTCGCCAATTACCCTGAAAGCCCGGCGCATACGCTGATGGCCGACATGCGAGAGACGCTGGACCTGTCATGGACCGAGCATCGCCGCACGGTCGACCGGTTCTCCGCATTCAGCGCGCTCGACGACGATGCCAAGGCAAGCTGGCTCGCCTGGTGCATGGCGAAGACCCTCGAGGCCAGCATGGGGATCGACAAGAAGGCGGGCCAGTCCGGCCCTGAGCCGATCGACCTTCACGACCATCTCGCCGCCCTGATGGGGATCAACGTCGCCAGCCACTGGCGGCCGACCTCGGCCAACTACTTCGACCGCGTCAGCAAGCAGGCGCTGCTCGCCCACGTCAGTGAAGTTGGCGGCCCTACCATGGCGGCAAGCTTCATGGGCTCGAAGAAGGGCGACCTCTCGGCCTCCTGCGAGAAGCTGTTCGCTGGCGAGACCATCGTCGCGCCTGAGGTCAAGGAAGCTGCACTCGCCTGGGTGCCCGAGGCCATGCGCTTCAGGGTGCTCGCCGCGAGCGAGCCCGATGAGGGAGCGCCGGTCGAGCACGAGCCGGGCAGCGATGCGGGCGATCTCGAACCTGCCGAAGAGCAGGACGCCCACGCCGGCGAGACCGTCGACGCCTGA
- a CDS encoding ATP-binding protein, with amino-acid sequence MTMITKLRARVSPEAISKVTRIFNGTLDDIFNELFQNARRAGAGHITVTAEHMAEACLITVSDDGAGIADPVDLLSLGQSDWSEECRTREDPAGMGFFSLAGLDTVVSSRSAGGAFSLAIAGDAWTGEAGIDVLPFDGPRGTAIAFRFDPQPDGKLERCVEAAARFLAVPVSYNGKDLARADFLADAHKVIERAGFRIGVFRDRHSPHIATLNFHGLTLKHAFPVVKEVHHTQWSVQVDVVDAPDLILVLPARKEIYRNAALVRLVALCREAIFSVIREEPFHRLSFENWLEASLYHDDFPQAARQLPLWYPTLARDNYREVPRFADLEPGAAIYDDTDSFDAVTFGRALRRSNGGEMHRLGGPDPRAFYEPITNFIGYPWYDALPAYVRTGERFTFDGGKPTDEEGAVTLRPDAITIELTDQHDRRLDLETDFAILEDADSWGDPDCARIALTRTTALGPDDLTDLIIDAVFSPSDDSDADSYDTQETRFRHDAAVRAHAILEGEDAAILAGIRMAFADRVAWRIPRGRTLRLSWSSAASDISLDPAQEGSAQ; translated from the coding sequence ATGACCATGATCACCAAGCTGCGCGCCCGGGTTTCCCCCGAGGCGATCTCAAAGGTTACCCGCATCTTCAACGGGACCCTCGACGACATCTTCAACGAGCTCTTCCAGAATGCTCGCCGCGCGGGCGCTGGCCACATCACCGTCACCGCCGAGCACATGGCGGAGGCCTGTCTCATCACGGTGAGCGATGACGGTGCCGGGATCGCCGACCCGGTCGACCTTCTCTCGCTCGGACAATCCGACTGGTCCGAGGAGTGCCGTACCCGCGAGGACCCGGCGGGCATGGGGTTCTTCAGCCTCGCGGGCCTCGACACCGTGGTCAGTTCGCGGAGCGCGGGCGGCGCGTTCTCGCTGGCGATTGCGGGCGATGCCTGGACGGGCGAGGCCGGCATCGATGTGCTGCCCTTCGACGGGCCACGCGGCACGGCAATCGCCTTCCGGTTCGATCCGCAGCCTGACGGCAAGCTCGAACGCTGCGTCGAGGCGGCGGCGCGGTTCTTGGCCGTCCCAGTCAGCTACAACGGCAAGGATCTCGCGCGGGCCGATTTCCTCGCCGATGCGCACAAGGTCATCGAGCGGGCCGGCTTCCGCATCGGCGTGTTCCGTGACCGGCATTCACCGCATATCGCGACGCTCAATTTCCATGGGCTTACCCTCAAACACGCCTTCCCGGTCGTGAAGGAAGTCCACCACACCCAGTGGTCCGTGCAGGTCGATGTCGTCGACGCGCCTGATCTCATCCTGGTGCTGCCCGCCCGCAAGGAAATCTACCGCAACGCCGCGCTCGTCCGGCTCGTGGCGCTGTGCCGCGAGGCGATCTTTTCGGTCATCCGCGAGGAGCCGTTCCACCGGCTGAGCTTCGAGAACTGGCTCGAAGCAAGCTTGTATCACGACGACTTCCCGCAGGCAGCGCGGCAATTGCCGCTGTGGTACCCGACGCTGGCCCGCGATAATTACCGTGAGGTGCCGCGCTTTGCCGACCTCGAGCCGGGGGCAGCGATCTACGATGACACCGACTCCTTCGACGCCGTCACCTTCGGCCGCGCCTTGCGGCGCTCGAACGGCGGCGAGATGCATCGTCTGGGCGGCCCGGATCCGCGCGCCTTCTACGAGCCGATCACCAATTTCATCGGCTATCCCTGGTACGATGCCCTCCCGGCCTACGTCCGCACCGGCGAGCGTTTCACCTTCGATGGCGGCAAGCCGACCGATGAAGAGGGTGCCGTCACCCTGCGCCCCGACGCGATCACGATCGAACTCACCGACCAGCACGACCGGCGCCTCGATCTCGAGACCGACTTCGCGATCCTGGAAGATGCCGACTCCTGGGGCGACCCCGACTGCGCGCGCATTGCACTGACCCGGACCACCGCGCTCGGGCCCGATGATCTCACCGACCTCATCATCGATGCGGTGTTCAGCCCTTCGGACGATTCCGATGCCGACAGTTACGACACCCAGGAGACCCGTTTCCGTCACGATGCGGCGGTGCGCGCCCACGCCATCCTCGAAGGCGAGGACGCGGCGATCCTTGCCGGCATCCGCATGGCCTTCGCTGACCGGGTCGCCTGGCGCATCCCGCGCGGGCGTACGCTACGCCTCTCCTGGTCGAGCGCGGCTTCCGACATCTCGCTCGATCCTGCCCAGGAGGGTTCGGCGCAATGA
- a CDS encoding DUF6927 domain-containing protein codes for MGWLFMSRGGMAPFATPKAYLDNQCTYPPDPEKGRATGLRVLKSTVRSGAYYAACQSYDVEGPRETFAIICLVKWNPGTRSGEEFGYKDMSETMGPYNYDCPGSILDLLGPPGNEYAAQWREHCRQRLALTTRRKPAPGDMLVLAEPLTFTDGQSERSFRVVLSGRKTILRRVSDGVGVKISKLMSRAWTIVPPPAAPSTS; via the coding sequence ATGGGTTGGCTGTTCATGTCACGCGGCGGCATGGCCCCGTTTGCCACGCCGAAGGCCTATCTCGACAACCAGTGCACCTATCCGCCCGACCCTGAGAAGGGCCGGGCGACGGGGCTGCGCGTTCTCAAATCGACCGTCCGTTCGGGCGCCTACTACGCCGCCTGCCAGAGCTACGATGTCGAGGGCCCGCGCGAGACATTCGCGATCATCTGCCTCGTCAAATGGAACCCCGGCACGCGCAGTGGCGAGGAGTTCGGGTATAAGGACATGAGCGAAACGATGGGGCCGTACAATTACGACTGCCCGGGCTCGATCCTCGACCTCCTCGGGCCACCCGGCAACGAATACGCCGCGCAGTGGCGCGAGCACTGCCGCCAGCGCCTTGCCCTGACCACGCGCCGCAAGCCGGCGCCGGGCGACATGCTGGTGCTGGCCGAGCCGCTGACCTTCACCGACGGGCAAAGCGAGCGCAGCTTTCGGGTGGTCCTGTCGGGCAGGAAGACGATATTGCGCCGGGTCAGCGACGGGGTCGGGGTGAAAATCAGCAAGCTGATGAGCCGGGCCTGGACGATCGTGCCGCCGCCCGCGGCTCCGTCCACATCGTGA
- a CDS encoding DUF3768 domain-containing protein: MTQLAQSTSVAVDHTAEIARLNDAARAGSLPTSRTVFTRTLADILAGDAEDPGARQASLMLGQAALRRLINETPIEPGNDPHGERDFGAVEFQGHKIFWKIDVYANDGTFAWGSETPWDAQQSFRVVTIMLASDW, translated from the coding sequence ATGACTCAGCTTGCCCAATCTACGTCTGTCGCTGTTGACCACACGGCCGAGATCGCCCGGCTCAACGACGCTGCCCGCGCAGGCTCGCTGCCCACTTCGCGCACTGTGTTCACCCGGACGCTGGCTGACATTCTTGCTGGCGACGCCGAGGACCCTGGCGCCCGCCAAGCCAGTCTGATGCTGGGCCAGGCCGCGCTGCGCAGGCTCATTAACGAGACCCCTATCGAGCCGGGAAACGACCCTCACGGCGAGCGCGATTTTGGTGCGGTCGAGTTTCAGGGGCACAAGATCTTCTGGAAGATCGACGTCTATGCCAACGACGGGACGTTCGCCTGGGGGTCCGAGACGCCGTGGGACGCGCAGCAAAGCTTCCGGGTGGTCACGATCATGCTGGCGAGCGACTGGTAA
- a CDS encoding Abi family protein, with amino-acid sequence MRHVSYYRLSAYWLYFEHPKSHVGPRFRDRTTFDRVTALYDFDRVLRRLVMRGTEHVEVALRGSWAYHLGQLGDGHSYLDASLYDDRREFHSNLSKLASETGFSRETYVKHYRESYDVPAIPPVWMVAEMMSFGQLSRWYSNLTDRSLRNLIARPLGLPETILVPLVRHVTDLRNICAHHGRLWNRGFLIPPRLAQKPADLRDTLDQTATQAPAKLYNGACLIAHVVRTVAPDSTWRGDFAAHIDSHPENDLASMGFPANWKQRPMWK; translated from the coding sequence CTGCGCCATGTCAGCTATTATCGCCTAAGCGCATACTGGCTCTATTTTGAGCACCCAAAAAGCCATGTAGGCCCGAGGTTCCGTGACCGGACCACCTTCGACCGGGTAACAGCCTTATATGATTTCGACCGAGTTTTGCGGCGCCTTGTTATGCGCGGCACCGAACATGTTGAAGTCGCATTGAGAGGCAGCTGGGCCTATCACCTCGGTCAACTCGGAGACGGCCATAGCTACCTTGATGCTAGCTTGTACGACGACCGACGGGAGTTCCATTCGAACCTATCGAAACTGGCGAGTGAGACGGGCTTTTCCCGCGAGACGTATGTGAAGCATTACCGGGAATCCTATGACGTACCAGCCATTCCGCCCGTCTGGATGGTGGCGGAGATGATGTCGTTCGGCCAGCTTTCACGCTGGTATTCCAACCTCACCGACCGCTCGTTGCGGAATTTAATTGCACGACCGCTCGGTCTTCCGGAAACGATTCTTGTACCGCTAGTCCGTCACGTTACCGACCTCAGGAACATTTGCGCCCACCATGGCCGACTGTGGAACCGCGGGTTCCTCATTCCACCTCGGCTGGCCCAAAAGCCGGCCGACCTACGAGACACGCTGGACCAGACAGCGACGCAAGCGCCAGCAAAACTTTATAACGGCGCCTGCCTTATCGCCCATGTGGTCAGGACAGTGGCACCGGATTCCACTTGGCGCGGGGATTTCGCGGCTCACATTGATTCGCATCCCGAGAATGATTTGGCTTCGATGGGGTTTCCAGCAAATTGGAAGCAGCGCCCAATGTGGAAGTAA
- a CDS encoding plasmid pRiA4b ORF-3 family protein produces MSETIARLHIALADTDPSIWRRVDVPVDANLKMLHDVIQGAMGWLDYHLWEFEAGDRRYGVTDPDWPDDRLFAAKNTRLKALLDRDVRQFLYTYDMGDSWEHIVTVEAVRDGEAGTKYPRYIEGEHRAPPEDCGGTPGFEAFLEAVTDPKHPEHKDATEWHQGCYGKAFNPDEIDERDAKLRIGAIAKRRAAGKAAQARKSR; encoded by the coding sequence ATGAGCGAGACCATTGCCCGCCTGCATATCGCGCTTGCCGATACCGATCCCTCGATCTGGCGGCGGGTCGATGTTCCGGTCGATGCCAACCTCAAGATGCTCCACGATGTCATCCAGGGCGCAATGGGCTGGCTCGACTATCATCTCTGGGAGTTCGAGGCAGGCGACAGGCGCTACGGCGTGACCGATCCCGACTGGCCCGACGATCGCCTGTTCGCGGCCAAAAACACCAGACTCAAGGCGCTGCTCGACCGCGATGTCCGTCAGTTCCTCTACACTTACGACATGGGCGACAGCTGGGAGCACATCGTCACCGTCGAAGCGGTCAGGGATGGCGAAGCAGGAACCAAATATCCGCGATATATTGAGGGCGAACACCGCGCTCCGCCCGAAGACTGCGGCGGCACGCCCGGCTTCGAAGCCTTCCTTGAAGCCGTCACCGATCCCAAGCACCCCGAGCACAAGGATGCCACCGAGTGGCACCAGGGCTGCTACGGCAAAGCCTTCAATCCTGACGAGATAGACGAACGCGACGCAAAGCTCAGGATCGGCGCCATCGCCAAACGACGCGCCGCCGGAAAAGCCGCTCAAGCAAGAAAATCACGCTGA
- a CDS encoding IS110 family transposase — protein sequence MQFFVGVDVSLESSSICVIDERGVVIKEGTAASEPEAIGRFIRHQGRKVEHVGLETGSLSQWLHAGLVRQGFKVSVMEARHVHAAFGAMRVKTDRNDARGLAQLIRLGWFKSVHVKAPSAQETRALLNARQFLVDKVTGIENSMRANLRNFGLKMGVVSRKTWPTRARDLASGIPALEMLVEALLKVRDVLLQELRTLDRKLLETARADPIVQTLMTAPGVGAIVALTYRNAIDDPNRFKRSKDVGPWLGLTPTRYQSGQIDRRGHVTKAGDGSVRTALYEAATTLLGRVVRWSALKNWGLRVARRSGMKKARVAVARKLAVILHSMWRTQSPFAWAADKEEVFA from the coding sequence ATGCAATTCTTCGTTGGAGTCGACGTTTCGCTGGAAAGCTCAAGCATCTGCGTCATTGACGAGCGCGGTGTCGTGATCAAGGAAGGCACGGCTGCCAGTGAACCCGAAGCAATAGGCCGTTTTATCCGCCACCAAGGCCGCAAGGTCGAGCACGTTGGCTTGGAGACCGGGTCGTTGTCGCAATGGCTTCACGCGGGCCTGGTGCGGCAAGGCTTCAAGGTCTCGGTCATGGAAGCTCGGCATGTACATGCGGCGTTCGGCGCGATGCGGGTCAAAACCGACCGCAACGATGCACGTGGTCTCGCGCAGCTGATCCGACTCGGATGGTTCAAGTCCGTGCACGTGAAGGCGCCGAGCGCCCAAGAAACCCGGGCGCTGCTCAATGCCCGGCAGTTTCTTGTCGATAAAGTCACGGGCATAGAGAACTCGATGCGAGCGAACCTACGGAATTTCGGGCTGAAGATGGGCGTGGTGTCCCGGAAGACATGGCCGACGCGAGCACGCGATTTGGCCAGCGGCATCCCAGCGCTGGAGATGTTGGTTGAAGCTCTGCTCAAAGTGCGCGACGTCCTGCTCCAGGAACTGCGCACGCTGGATCGCAAGCTGCTGGAGACTGCACGCGCCGACCCTATTGTACAGACGCTTATGACCGCGCCGGGCGTCGGTGCCATCGTGGCACTGACATACCGGAATGCGATCGATGACCCTAACCGCTTCAAGCGGTCCAAAGATGTAGGTCCGTGGCTGGGTTTGACGCCGACCCGATATCAGTCCGGGCAGATCGACAGGCGCGGCCACGTGACCAAGGCTGGCGACGGCTCAGTGAGAACAGCATTATACGAGGCGGCAACGACGTTGCTCGGCCGCGTCGTGAGATGGTCAGCGCTGAAGAATTGGGGCCTGCGGGTCGCGCGGCGAAGTGGAATGAAGAAGGCCCGCGTCGCTGTGGCGCGCAAGCTCGCCGTCATCCTCCACAGCATGTGGCGGACACAATCGCCATTTGCCTGGGCCGCCGACAAGGAGGAGGTCTTCGCCTAA
- the tnpB gene encoding IS66 family insertion sequence element accessory protein TnpB (TnpB, as the term is used for proteins encoded by IS66 family insertion elements, is considered an accessory protein, since TnpC, encoded by a neighboring gene, is a DDE family transposase.): MIPLPPSTRIYLACGVTDMRKGFNGLAVLAQQVLHENPHCGALFAFRGKRGDLVKLLWYDGQGMCLFSKRMDRGRFVWPVTKTGKVSLTSAQLSMLLEGIDWRRPERTTVPLLAG, encoded by the coding sequence ATGATCCCGTTGCCTCCTTCGACACGCATTTATCTTGCCTGCGGTGTGACCGACATGCGTAAGGGCTTTAACGGTCTGGCAGTATTGGCGCAGCAAGTGCTGCACGAGAACCCGCATTGCGGGGCGCTGTTCGCCTTTCGGGGCAAGCGCGGTGATCTGGTCAAGCTGCTGTGGTACGATGGTCAGGGCATGTGCCTGTTTTCGAAGCGTATGGATCGTGGGCGTTTCGTGTGGCCGGTGACGAAGACAGGCAAGGTCAGTCTCACCTCGGCGCAGCTTTCGATGCTTCTGGAAGGCATCGACTGGCGTCGGCCCGAGCGGACGACTGTGCCTCTTCTGGCGGGATAA